A window of the Polypterus senegalus isolate Bchr_013 chromosome 4, ASM1683550v1, whole genome shotgun sequence genome harbors these coding sequences:
- the LOC120528356 gene encoding zinc finger protein 525-like has product MKKSARGSEDLTEAFLQCSSLPATGVTQTEAIKTDRQQVEKEIQIHNGKKPYCCHECGKSFFRRSELQRHRRIHTGEKPHCCSECGKSFSRISSLQIHRRIHTGEKSHCPDCGKSFSRVSSLQIHRRIHTGEKSHCPECGKSFSTRSSLQNHRRTHTGDKPHCPECGKSFSTRSSLQNHRRIHTGGKPHCCSECDKSFSRISSLQIHRRFHTGEKSHCCSECGKSFSWKSELQTHERIHTGEKPHCCSECNKSFSRTSSLQRHRRIHTGKTSHCPECGKSFSMRSSLQKHRRIHTGEKPYCCRECGKSFSRRSSLEVHRRIHTGEKAHC; this is encoded by the coding sequence ATGAAGAAATCAGCAAGAGGATCAGAGGATCTGACAGAAGcctttttgcagtgcagttctcTTCCTGCTACTGGAGTAACACAGACAGAAGCCATCAAAACTGATCGACAGCAAGTAgagaaagaaatccaaattcaCAATGGAAAAAAACCGTATTGTTGTCatgaatgtggtaagtcgttctttAGGAGAAGTGAacttcagaggcacagaagaatccacacaggagaaaaacctcattgctgttcagaatgtggtaagtcgttctcacGTATAAGCAGTCTTCAGatacacagaagaatccacactggagaaaaatcTCATTGTCCAGActgtggtaagtcgttctcacGTGTAAGCAGTCTTCAGatacacagaagaatccacacaggagaaaaatctcattgtccagaatgtggtaaatcATTCTCAACGAGAAGCAGTCTTCAGAACCACAGAAGAACCCACACAGGAGATAAACCTcattgtccagaatgtggtaagtcctTTTCAACGAGAAGCAGTCTTCAGaaccacagaagaatccacacaggaggtAAACCTCATTGCTGCTCAGAATGTGATAAGTCGTTCTCACGTATAAGCAGTCTTCAGATACACAGAAGattccacacaggagaaaaatctCATTGCTgctcagaatgtggtaagtcattcTCATGGAAAAGTGAACTTCAGACGCAcgaaagaatccacacaggagaaaaacctcattgctgttctgaatgtaatAAGTCATTCTCACGTACAAGCAGTCTTCAGagacacagaagaatccacacaggaaaAACATCTcattgtccagaatgtggtaagtcgttctcaaTGAGAAGCAGTCTGCAGaagcacagaagaatccacacaggagaaaaaccataTTGTTGTAGagaatgtggtaagtcattcTCAAGGAGAAGCAGTCTTGAGGTACACAGAAGAATCCATACAGGAGAAAAAGCTCATTGCTGA